Proteins encoded within one genomic window of Sphingomonas sp. KRR8:
- the pspB gene encoding envelope stress response membrane protein PspB, with product MIAPIVVAILFLGLPWLIFHYVTRWKTAATLTGSDEQLLDQLHETARRLDDRLCSIERIMAADNPDWKQQCAPDAPRLTSTSDELDLDAELARLSARSRAKEVR from the coding sequence ATCATCGCACCAATCGTGGTGGCGATCCTGTTCCTGGGCCTGCCGTGGCTCATCTTTCACTATGTCACCAGGTGGAAGACCGCCGCAACGCTGACAGGCTCGGACGAGCAGTTGCTCGACCAGCTCCACGAAACGGCGCGTCGACTGGATGATCGGCTGTGCTCGATCGAGCGGATCATGGCCGCCGACAATCCCGATTGGAAGCAGCAGTGCGCGCCCGATGCGCCGCGCCTGACCTCGACCTCGGATGAGCTTGATCTCGACGCGGAGCTCGCGCGCCTCTCGGCTCGCAGCCGCGCCAAGGAGGTACGCTGA
- the pspF gene encoding phage shock protein operon transcriptional activator: MQRTQNFIGSSLAFLDAVERASRAAPLNRPVLVIGERGTGKELIAERLHHLSSRWAGPLVTMNCAALPENLIEAELFGHEAGSFTGAAKTRHGRFEEADGGTLFLDELATLSSPAQDRLLRAVEYGEITRIGASKPVKVDVRIVAATNEHLPRLVDEGRFRADLLDRLSFEVITLPPLRLRQGDVPLLAEHFGRRMAVELDWPGWPGFAPGAQAELERYPWPGNVRELRNVVERAVYRWEDPERPIASVQFDPFASPWAPGQGPMAPVAAAAPVAAAPASAAPSSDAPPEAPVAAAAPSAVTNDFRGAVMSYERALLEEALRTNRYNQRATAAALSLSYDQLRHALKRHKLLEGEAA, encoded by the coding sequence GTGCAGCGGACGCAAAATTTCATAGGCTCCAGCCTCGCCTTCCTCGACGCGGTCGAGCGGGCCAGCCGTGCCGCGCCGCTCAACCGTCCCGTCCTTGTGATAGGCGAACGCGGCACGGGCAAGGAGTTGATTGCCGAGCGTCTTCATCACCTGTCGTCGCGCTGGGCGGGGCCGCTGGTCACCATGAACTGCGCCGCGCTTCCAGAAAACCTCATCGAGGCCGAGCTGTTCGGCCACGAGGCGGGCAGCTTCACCGGGGCTGCAAAGACCCGCCACGGCCGCTTCGAGGAGGCTGACGGCGGAACCCTGTTCCTTGACGAACTCGCGACCCTGAGCTCGCCAGCGCAAGACCGGCTCCTTCGCGCCGTCGAATATGGCGAAATCACGCGCATCGGTGCGTCCAAGCCGGTCAAGGTCGATGTTCGCATCGTCGCCGCCACCAACGAGCACCTGCCGCGCCTGGTGGACGAAGGGCGCTTCCGTGCCGACCTGCTCGACCGCTTGAGTTTCGAGGTCATCACCCTGCCGCCGCTACGGCTGCGGCAAGGCGACGTGCCGCTGCTCGCCGAGCATTTCGGCCGGCGCATGGCGGTGGAACTCGACTGGCCGGGCTGGCCGGGCTTCGCGCCGGGCGCCCAGGCGGAACTCGAGCGTTATCCCTGGCCGGGTAACGTCCGCGAACTGCGCAACGTGGTGGAGCGTGCCGTCTACCGCTGGGAGGACCCCGAACGGCCGATCGCATCGGTTCAATTCGATCCCTTTGCCTCACCCTGGGCGCCAGGACAGGGGCCAATGGCACCGGTTGCGGCGGCGGCACCCGTCGCAGCGGCGCCGGCCAGCGCTGCGCCATCCTCGGACGCCCCACCCGAAGCACCGGTCGCGGCGGCCGCACCCTCCGCGGTCACCAACGATTTCCGCGGCGCGGTCATGAGCTATGAACGCGCTCTCCTCGAGGAAGCTCTTCGCACCAACCGCTACAACCAGCGCGCCACCGCCGCTGCCTTGTCGCTGAGCTATGACCAGCTTCGCCAT
- the pspC gene encoding envelope stress response membrane protein PspC, with protein sequence MATQPPSRTKFYRDKRNGKVLGVCAGIADYTGFDVTLIRIMLVLAIFMGPGAGLLPVYFIVGWLASDKPRELAYDSADERRFWQGVRQSPARTTRDIHASFRAIDRRLADVESYVLSNNRSLANEIEQLR encoded by the coding sequence ATGGCCACGCAGCCACCAAGCCGCACGAAGTTCTACCGCGACAAACGCAACGGCAAGGTTCTTGGCGTCTGCGCGGGGATTGCGGACTATACGGGGTTCGACGTCACGCTGATCCGCATCATGCTGGTGCTGGCCATCTTCATGGGGCCGGGCGCCGGGCTGCTGCCGGTCTACTTCATCGTCGGCTGGCTGGCGTCCGACAAGCCGCGGGAGCTGGCTTACGACAGCGCCGATGAACGCCGTTTCTGGCAGGGCGTCCGTCAGTCGCCGGCCCGCACGACGCGCGACATTCACGCAAGCTTCCGCGCCATCGACCGGCGCCTGGCGGACGTGGAGAGCTACGTGCTCAGCAACAATCGCAGCCTGGCCAACGAGATTGAGCAGCTGCGCTAA
- the pspA gene encoding phage shock protein PspA yields MSIFSRTRDIMAANFAELLDRAEDPGRMIRMIILEMEETLVEVRATAARCIADAKEMRRAMVRLDGLRDGWTEKAELALSKGREDLAKAALVERQKAADMSKGLEEEITVVEDTLKGYEADIAKLQGKLREARARQNSISTRIESAVTRARARELLNGSRTEDAFSRFELLERRADFAEGRAEALGMTGPKSLEEEIADLKAEDAVDAELEALKARLAGKGN; encoded by the coding sequence ATGAGCATCTTTTCCCGCACCAGGGACATCATGGCAGCCAATTTCGCCGAGCTGCTCGACCGGGCTGAAGACCCCGGGCGGATGATCCGCATGATCATTCTCGAAATGGAAGAAACGCTGGTCGAGGTTCGCGCCACGGCCGCTCGTTGTATCGCGGACGCCAAGGAAATGCGCCGCGCGATGGTTCGGCTGGACGGGCTTCGCGACGGCTGGACGGAGAAGGCCGAACTGGCGCTGAGCAAGGGCCGCGAGGACCTGGCCAAGGCCGCCCTGGTCGAGCGCCAGAAGGCCGCCGACATGTCCAAGGGCCTCGAGGAAGAGATCACGGTCGTGGAAGACACGCTCAAGGGCTATGAGGCGGACATCGCCAAGCTCCAGGGCAAGCTGCGCGAGGCGCGCGCCCGGCAGAACAGCATCTCCACCCGGATCGAGAGCGCGGTCACTCGCGCCCGTGCGCGCGAGCTGCTGAACGGCAGCCGGACCGAGGACGCGTTCAGCCGTTTCGAGTTGCTCGAGCGCCGCGCCGACTTCGCCGAGGGGCGCGCGGAGGCGCTGGGGATGACCGGGCCGAAGAGCCTGGAAGAGGAAATTGCCGACCTCAAGGCCGAGGACGCGGTCGACGCGGAACTCGAGGCACTGAAGGCGCGGCTTGCGGGTAAGGGGAATTAA